The following is a genomic window from Crossiella equi.
GTGAGCCTGCTGGTCGTCGGGCTGTCCCACCGCACCGCTCCGGTGTCCATGCTGGAGCGCGCCGCCGTCAACGGCGAGGCCGAGACGGCCAAGCTGCTCGGTGAGCTGCTGGAGTGCCCCAACGTCTCCGAGGCGGTGCTGGTCGCCACCTGCAACCGCATCGAGGTCTGCACGGTCGTCGAGACCTTCCACGGCGGCCTCGCCGACATCTCAGGGGTCCTGTCCCGGCACTCCGGTGTCGACGTGACCACCCTGTGCAACCACCTGTTCGTGCACTACGCGGCCGGTGCGGTCGACCACCTCTTCCGCGTCACCTCCGGCCTGGACTCCATGGTCGTGGGCGAGGCGCAGATCCTCGGCCAGGTGCGCACCGCGTACACCACCGCCAAGCAGGCGGGCACCGTCGGCCGCACGCTGCACGAGCTCGTCCAGCACGGCCTGCGCGTGGGCAAGCGCGTGCACACCGAGACCGCCATCGACCACGCCGGGCCCTCGGTGGTCACCGAGGCGCTGGCCGACGCCGAGCGCGTGCTGGGCGGCCTCACCGGCCGCCGCGCGCTGGTGGTCGGCGCGGGCTCGATGGGCGGCCTGGCCGCCGCGCAGCTGCGCCGCGCCGGGGTCGGCCGCATCGCGGTGGCCAACCGCTCGGCCGCCAACGGCCAGCGCCTGGCCGACGCGATCGCCGCCGACGGCACGCCCGCCGTGGCCGTGGGCCTGGAGTCCCTGGTCGCCGAGCTGGCCCTGGCCGACGTCGTGGTCGCCTGCACCGGTGCCTCCGCCCCGGTGCTGGACGCGCCCACCGTGCGCGCCGCGCGCACCGAGCCGGGCACCCTCGTGGTGTGCGACCTCGGGCTGCCGCGCGATGTGGACGCCGAGGTCGGCGAGCTGCCCGGCGTGCACGTGGTCGACCTGGCCAGCCTGCAGCAGCGGCTGCGCGAGGCCCCCAGCGGCCTGGACACCGCCCGCGCGGGCGAGCTGGTCGCCGAGGAGGTGCAGGCCTACCTGTCCGCGCAGCGCTCGGCCGAGGTCACGCCGACCGTCACCGCGCTGCGCCGCCGGGCCGCCGAGGTTGTGGACAGCGAGCTGCTGCGCCTGGACTCCCGGCTGCCCGACCTCGACGCCGACGTGCGGGACGAGCTGTCCCGCACCGTGCGGCGCGTGGTCGACAAGCTCCTCCACATGCCGACCGTGCGGGTCAAACAGCTGGCCTCCGCGCCAGGCGGATCGAGCTACGCGGACGCGCTCCGCGAGCTCTTCGCCCTCGACCCGCAGCTGCCCTCCGCCGTGAGCACGACGCCTGCAACGGAAGCAGAGAGTGTGACAACCCACCACATCGCAATGTCCACTTTGGACGGTGAGGCCCGGTGAAGCGGACCTTGCGCATAGGCACGAGGGGCAGTGCCCTCGCCCTCGCCCAGACCGGCACCATCGCCTCGGCGCTGGAAGCGGCCGGTGCGGCCGTGGAGATAGTCATCGTCTCCACCCCCGGCGACCGCTCGTCGGCGCCCATCGCCGAGATCGGCATCGGCGTGTTCACCTCGGCCCTGCGCGACGCGCTCGCCGACGGTGAGGTGGACATCGCGGTCCACTCCTACAAGGACCTGCCCACCGCCCCCGACCCGCGCCTGGTCATGGCCGCCGTGCCGCGGCGCGAGGACCCGCGCGACGCGCTGTGC
Proteins encoded in this region:
- a CDS encoding glutamyl-tRNA reductase, with the translated sequence MSLLVVGLSHRTAPVSMLERAAVNGEAETAKLLGELLECPNVSEAVLVATCNRIEVCTVVETFHGGLADISGVLSRHSGVDVTTLCNHLFVHYAAGAVDHLFRVTSGLDSMVVGEAQILGQVRTAYTTAKQAGTVGRTLHELVQHGLRVGKRVHTETAIDHAGPSVVTEALADAERVLGGLTGRRALVVGAGSMGGLAAAQLRRAGVGRIAVANRSAANGQRLADAIAADGTPAVAVGLESLVAELALADVVVACTGASAPVLDAPTVRAARTEPGTLVVCDLGLPRDVDAEVGELPGVHVVDLASLQQRLREAPSGLDTARAGELVAEEVQAYLSAQRSAEVTPTVTALRRRAAEVVDSELLRLDSRLPDLDADVRDELSRTVRRVVDKLLHMPTVRVKQLASAPGGSSYADALRELFALDPQLPSAVSTTPATEAESVTTHHIAMSTLDGEAR